The following are encoded together in the Terriglobales bacterium genome:
- the cyaY gene encoding iron donor protein CyaY: MDEQEFRRRADAALEALKAALIAAEEEAGIEVEEQAGALHISFEEPPAKFVISPNSAARQIWISALSTSFKLDPAEEGFVLAKTGEKLKTLVARLIGEQLGGVPVEL; the protein is encoded by the coding sequence ATGGACGAGCAAGAGTTCAGGCGACGGGCGGACGCGGCGCTGGAAGCGCTGAAGGCGGCGCTGATCGCGGCCGAGGAAGAGGCGGGCATCGAGGTCGAGGAGCAGGCGGGAGCGCTGCACATCAGCTTCGAAGAGCCGCCGGCCAAGTTCGTCATCTCGCCCAACTCCGCCGCGCGCCAGATCTGGATCTCGGCACTCTCTACCAGCTTCAAGCTGGACCCGGCGGAGGAAGGATTCGTGCTGGCGAAGACGGGCGAGAAGCTGAAGACGCTGGTGGCGCGGCTGATCGGCGAGCAGCTCGGTGGCGTCCCGGTGGAGCTCTAA
- a CDS encoding biosynthetic peptidoglycan transglycosylase: protein MPKSRRKKFLILAVLAPVLTLTLYSAWIVADASRKTPQIMEQARRQYWTPLRPGDLSSERLHMLLAVEDPGFYSHHGVDLTTPGAGYTTITQALVKQLYFAHFRPGLAKWKQSLIALVFDRQVSKQDQLHLYLNSVYLGNWQGKEIHGFDAAARAYFNKPFAQLSDEEYLALVAMVVGPNEFHVRSHPERNADRVARIQRLLSGACKPAGMSDVFYENCR, encoded by the coding sequence ATGCCGAAGTCTCGCCGCAAGAAGTTCCTCATCCTGGCCGTTCTGGCCCCCGTTCTGACGTTGACCCTTTATTCAGCGTGGATTGTCGCGGATGCTTCCCGGAAGACCCCGCAAATCATGGAGCAGGCTCGCCGCCAGTACTGGACACCGCTGCGCCCCGGGGACCTGTCGTCCGAGCGCCTGCACATGCTGCTCGCCGTCGAGGACCCGGGCTTTTACTCCCACCACGGCGTCGATCTCACCACTCCCGGCGCCGGCTACACCACCATCACCCAGGCCCTGGTCAAGCAGCTCTATTTCGCGCACTTCCGCCCCGGCCTGGCCAAGTGGAAGCAGAGCTTGATCGCCCTGGTCTTCGACCGCCAGGTCTCGAAGCAGGACCAGCTCCATCTCTATCTCAATTCGGTTTACCTGGGAAACTGGCAGGGAAAGGAGATCCACGGCTTTGACGCCGCCGCCCGCGCCTACTTCAACAAGCCCTTTGCGCAACTGAGTGACGAAGAATACCTGGCGCTGGTGGCGATGGTGGTCGGCCCCAACGAGTTCCACGTGCGCAGCCATCCCGAGCGGAACGCCGACCGGGTCGCGCGCATCCAGCGCCTGCTCTCCGGCGCCTGCAAGCCCGCCGGCATGTCCGACGTCTTCTACGAAAACTGTCGGTGA
- a CDS encoding single-stranded DNA-binding protein, whose translation MAKSVNKVILIGNLGKDPELKYTPSGTPVAKFSLATNERYKDKNGEWQDRTEWHNITCWQRTAEIAAEYLKKGRTVYIEGRLRTDSWEDKNTHEKKYRTEIVCNDLVLLGGPGGGGGGEGGGGRGRGAERNEMDQRVPEPEPQPQPSKAEITDEDIPF comes from the coding sequence ATGGCCAAGAGCGTGAACAAGGTCATCCTCATCGGCAACCTGGGCAAGGACCCGGAGCTGAAGTACACGCCCAGCGGCACGCCGGTGGCGAAGTTCAGCCTCGCCACCAACGAGCGCTACAAGGACAAGAACGGGGAGTGGCAGGACCGCACCGAGTGGCACAACATCACCTGCTGGCAGCGGACGGCGGAGATCGCCGCCGAGTACCTGAAGAAGGGGCGCACGGTGTACATCGAAGGGCGGCTGCGCACCGATTCCTGGGAGGACAAGAACACCCACGAGAAGAAATACCGCACCGAGATCGTGTGCAACGACCTGGTGCTGCTGGGCGGACCCGGCGGGGGCGGAGGCGGCGAGGGTGGCGGCGGGCGCGGGCGCGGCGCCGAGCGCAACGAGATGGACCAGCGCGTCCCCGAGCCCGAGCCCCAGCCCCAGCCCTCGAAGGCGGAGATCACGGACGAGGACATTCCGTTCTAG